From a region of the Oryza sativa Japonica Group chromosome 6, ASM3414082v1 genome:
- the LOC4340492 gene encoding blue copper protein 1b translates to MEGRISSATLVVAAVLAMLVLVPAAARAERFVVGDAARWTWGYNYTDWVIKKGPFFQNDSLVFMYDPPNATTHAHSVYMMRNAADYQSCNLKAAKLVANVMQGAGSGYEFVLRKRKPHYFVCGERGGIHCTMGQMKFIVKPKSSACRDD, encoded by the exons ATGGAGGGGAGGATTAGCAGTGCAACGCTGGTGGTGGCAGCGGTGTTGGcgatgctggtgctggtgccggcggcggcgcgcgccgagCGGTTCGTtgtcggcgacgcggcgcggtgGACGTGGGGTTACAACTACACCGACTGGGTCATCAAGAAGGGCCCCTTCTTCCAAAACGACAGCCTTG TGTTCATGTACGACCCGCCGAACGCGACGACGCACGCGCACAGCGTGTACATGATGCGGAACGCGGCGGACTACCAGTCGTGCAACCTCAAGGCGGCGAAGCTGGTGGCCAACGTGATGCAGGGCGCCGGGTCGGGCTACGAGTTCGTCCTCCGGAAGCGCAAGCCCCACTACTTCGTctgcggcgagcgcggcggcatCCACTGCACCATGGGCCAGATGAAGTTCATCGTCAAGCCCAAGAGCTCCGCCTGCCGCGACGACTGA
- the LOC4340493 gene encoding peptidyl-prolyl cis-trans isomerase CYP40 isoform X2, translating into MEGGGEGAESAAVASAAAAEVEVKNPRCFMDVSIGGEIEGRIVIELYASVVPRTAENFRALCTGEKGVGAVTGKHLHYKGSCFHRVIKGFMVQGGDITAGDGTGGESIYGLKFEDENFVLKHERKGMLSMANSGPNTNGSQFFITTTRTPHLDGKHVVFGRVIKGMGVVRSVEHAPVGEADRPTSDVEIVDCGELPEGADDGVVNFFNDGDTYPDWPNDLDEKPMEVSWWMDAVESAKAFGNNNFKKQDYKAALRKYRKALRYLDVCWEKEDIDEEKSSALRKTKSIILTNSSACKLKLGDLKGALLDADFALRESEGNAKAFFRQGQAHIALNDIDAAVESFKHALELEPSDGGIKRELAAAKKKIADRRNQERKAFARMFQPSGKSDKDNEESK; encoded by the exons atggagggcggcggcgagggcgcggagTCAGCAGCTgtcgcctccgcggcggcggcggaggtggaggtgaaGAACCCGAGGTGCTTCATGGACGTCAGCATCGGCGGCGAGATTGAGGGGAGGATCGTTATAGAGCTCTACGCGTCGGTGGTGCCGCGGACGGCGGAGAACTTCCGCGCGCTCTGCACCGGGGAGAAGGGCGTCGGCGCCGTCACCGGGAAGCACCTACACTACAAG GGATCTTGCTTCCATCGCGTTATCAAAGGCTTTATGGTACAAGGTGGAGATATAACTGCTGGTGATGGAACAGGAGGGGAGTCAATTTATGGGTTGAAGTTTGAGGATGAGAATTTTGTTTTGAAGCATGAGAGGAAAGGAATGCTATCAATGGCTAATTCTGGTCCCAACACAAATGGATCTCAGTTTTTCATCACTACAACTCGGACACCTCATTTAGATGGGAAACATGTAGTTTTTGGTAGAGTAATTAAGGGAATGGGGGTGGTTCGCTCTGTTGAGCATGCTCCTGTTGGAGAGGCTGACCGCCCGACTTCTGATGTTGAAATTGTCGATTGTGGGGAACTTCCGGAAGGTGCTGATGATGGAGTTGTGAACTTCTTCAATGATGGTGATACGTATCCTGATTGGCCCAATGATCTTGATGAGAAGCCTATGGAGGTTTCATGGTGGATGGATGCTGTTGAGTCTGCTAAGGCTTTTGGGAATAATAATTTCAAG AAACAGGATTACAAGGCAGCTCTGAGAAAGTACAGGAAAGCACTGCGTTACTTGGACGTTTGCTGGGAGAAAGAAGATATAGATGAAG AGAAGAGCTCAGCACTGCGGAAGACCAAATCGATTATACTCACAAATAGCTCT GCATGCAAATTGAAGTTGGGAGATTTGAAGGGTGCTCTGTTGGATGCTGATTTTGCACTGCGTGAAAGTGAGGGCAATGCTAAGGCATTTTTTCGACAAGGACAG GCACACATTGCACTCAATGACATTGATGCGGCAGTGGAGAGCTTCAAGCATGCATTGGAGTTGGAGCCAAGTGATG GAGGAATTAAACGAGAGCTAGCTGCTGCAAAGAAGAAG ATTGCCGACAGAAGGAATCAGGAGCGGAAGGCATTTGCAAGGATGTTCCAACCTTCTGGAAAATCAGACAAAGACAATGAA GAGAGCAAGTGA
- the LOC4340491 gene encoding pentatricopeptide repeat-containing protein At3g29230, whose protein sequence is MQLRVLPNARAALIRAVADAPGRREEQALHCLACKLGLAGDAVLATALLTRYARRGLLDPARRLFDEMPRRDAVAFNAMLAALVASRRMADARELFERMPDRTPASWNTMVTCYCKAGDLGSAREVFEASLGATASNVVSWNTMIDGYCKAGRMDAAQELFDCMGCSFSSSPSPDVVTWNTMMAGYLRRGDPATAIAMFRRLMRQTVQQQTLMMPTTVTIATVVTACTQAGDFAFGRRVHHYIRQLGTRIDAVLSNALIDMYFKCGSVDRALDVFATMPDGPNLFCWNTVIAGLGMNGRGEDAVRAFHDMVGRSRTCRGIIRPDGVTFVALLSACSHSGLVAEGRRFFAEMVPVHGVEPREEHYGCMVDLLCRAGLLGDAVRVVRAMPVRPNAKILGCLLLHARRLSSASEEDGVRVGEWVADRISELDLDDGAAYGLSNMYASLQRWDHVEMHRIKVNAAVRHKQPGQSSCMI, encoded by the coding sequence ATGCAGCTTCGGGTGCTCCCGAACGCCCGCGCGGCCCTCATCCGCGCGGTGGCGGATGCCCCCGGCCGCCGCGAGGAGCAGGCCCTCCACTGCCTCGCCTGCAAGCTGGGCCTCGCCGGCGATGCGGTGCTGGCCACCGCACTGCTCACCCGCTACGCCAGGCGCGGCCTCCTGGATCCCGCCCGGAggctgttcgacgaaatgcctcGCAGGGATGCGGTCGCGTTCAACGCCATGCTGGCCGCGCTCGTCGCGTCCCGGAGGATGGCCGACGCACGGGAGCTGTTCGAGCGGATGCCGGACAGGACCCCCGCCTCGTGGAACACCATGGTTACGTGTTACTGCAAGGCCGGCGACCTCGGCTCCGCCAGGGAGGTGTTCGAGGCGAGCCTCGGGGCGACGGCGAGCAATGTCGTGTCGTGGAACACGATGATCGATGGGTACTGCAAGGCCGGGAGAATGGACGCTGCGCAGGAGCTTTTCGATTGTATGGGCTGctctttctcctcttccccgTCGCCGGACGTTGTCACATGGAACACGATGATGGCCGGGTATTTGCGCCGAGGTGACCCCGCTACCGCCATCGCCATGTTCCGCCGGTTGATGCGACAGACAGTGCAGCAACAGACGCTCATGATGCCCACCACGGTCACCATAGCCACCGTGGTGACCGCGTGCACGCAGGCAGGGGACTTTGCCTTTGGCCGGCGAGTCCATCACTACATCCGTCAGCTCGGGACAAGGATCGACGCCGTGCTAAGCAACGCCCTCATCGACATGTACTTCAAGTGCGGGAGCGTGGACCGCGCGCTCGACGTCTTCGCCACCATGCCCGACGGCCCCAACCTCTTCTGCTGGAACACGGTGATCGCGGGGCTAGGCATGAACGGCCGCGGCGAGGACGCCGTCAGGGCGTTCCACGACATGGTCGGGAGGAGTCGAACGTGCCGCGGGATCATCCGGCCCGACGGGGTGACGTTCGTGGCGCTCCTGTCGGCGTGCAGCCACTCCGGCCTGGTAGCGGAGGGCCGGAGGTTCTTCGCCGAGATGGTGCCGGTCCATGGCGTCGAGCCCCGGGAGGAGCACTACGGCTGCATGGTCGACCTCCTCTGCCGCGCCGGACTCCTCGGCGACGCCGTGCGCGTCGTGCGGGCGATGCCCGTCAGGCCGAACGCCAAGATTCTCGGGTGTCTCCTGCTTCACGCCCGCCGCttgtcgtcggcgtcggaggAGGACGGCGTCAGGGTGGGCGAGTGGGTGGCGGACCGGATATCGGAGCTGGACCTGGACGACGGCGCTGCCTATGGCCTGTCCAACATGTACGCCTCGTTGCAGAGGTGGGATCATGTGGAGATGCACCGGATCAAGGTGAACGCGGCGGTGCGCCATAAGCAGCCTGGTCAGAGCAGCTGCATGATCTAG
- the LOC4340493 gene encoding peptidyl-prolyl cis-trans isomerase CYP40 isoform X1, with amino-acid sequence MEGGGEGAESAAVASAAAAEVEVKNPRCFMDVSIGGEIEGRIVIELYASVVPRTAENFRALCTGEKGVGAVTGKHLHYKGSCFHRVIKGFMVQGGDITAGDGTGGESIYGLKFEDENFVLKHERKGMLSMANSGPNTNGSQFFITTTRTPHLDGKHVVFGRVIKGMGVVRSVEHAPVGEADRPTSDVEIVDCGELPEGADDGVVNFFNDGDTYPDWPNDLDEKPMEVSWWMDAVESAKAFGNNNFKKQDYKAALRKYRKALRYLDVCWEKEDIDEEKSSALRKTKSIILTNSSEQCLSVPACYSLRTQTSNSCSVVHLHCPSNLVQACKLKLGDLKGALLDADFALRESEGNAKAFFRQGQAHIALNDIDAAVESFKHALELEPSDGGIKRELAAAKKKIADRRNQERKAFARMFQPSGKSDKDNEESK; translated from the exons atggagggcggcggcgagggcgcggagTCAGCAGCTgtcgcctccgcggcggcggcggaggtggaggtgaaGAACCCGAGGTGCTTCATGGACGTCAGCATCGGCGGCGAGATTGAGGGGAGGATCGTTATAGAGCTCTACGCGTCGGTGGTGCCGCGGACGGCGGAGAACTTCCGCGCGCTCTGCACCGGGGAGAAGGGCGTCGGCGCCGTCACCGGGAAGCACCTACACTACAAG GGATCTTGCTTCCATCGCGTTATCAAAGGCTTTATGGTACAAGGTGGAGATATAACTGCTGGTGATGGAACAGGAGGGGAGTCAATTTATGGGTTGAAGTTTGAGGATGAGAATTTTGTTTTGAAGCATGAGAGGAAAGGAATGCTATCAATGGCTAATTCTGGTCCCAACACAAATGGATCTCAGTTTTTCATCACTACAACTCGGACACCTCATTTAGATGGGAAACATGTAGTTTTTGGTAGAGTAATTAAGGGAATGGGGGTGGTTCGCTCTGTTGAGCATGCTCCTGTTGGAGAGGCTGACCGCCCGACTTCTGATGTTGAAATTGTCGATTGTGGGGAACTTCCGGAAGGTGCTGATGATGGAGTTGTGAACTTCTTCAATGATGGTGATACGTATCCTGATTGGCCCAATGATCTTGATGAGAAGCCTATGGAGGTTTCATGGTGGATGGATGCTGTTGAGTCTGCTAAGGCTTTTGGGAATAATAATTTCAAG AAACAGGATTACAAGGCAGCTCTGAGAAAGTACAGGAAAGCACTGCGTTACTTGGACGTTTGCTGGGAGAAAGAAGATATAGATGAAG AGAAGAGCTCAGCACTGCGGAAGACCAAATCGATTATACTCACAAATAGCTCT GAGCAGTGTCTTTCTGTTCCTGCTTGCTACTCACTCCGTACACAAACTTCAAATTCGTGCTCTGTTGTTCACCTACATTGCCCTTCAAATCTTGTTCAGGCATGCAAATTGAAGTTGGGAGATTTGAAGGGTGCTCTGTTGGATGCTGATTTTGCACTGCGTGAAAGTGAGGGCAATGCTAAGGCATTTTTTCGACAAGGACAG GCACACATTGCACTCAATGACATTGATGCGGCAGTGGAGAGCTTCAAGCATGCATTGGAGTTGGAGCCAAGTGATG GAGGAATTAAACGAGAGCTAGCTGCTGCAAAGAAGAAG ATTGCCGACAGAAGGAATCAGGAGCGGAAGGCATTTGCAAGGATGTTCCAACCTTCTGGAAAATCAGACAAAGACAATGAA GAGAGCAAGTGA